In the genome of Candidatus Palauibacter australiensis, one region contains:
- a CDS encoding SDR family oxidoreductase, producing the protein MGTTDMTGKVALVTGGTKGIGRAIAEHLLAAGASVAVCARTGAAVRAAEAALGDRALGIVCDVADAAACEGMVEETVARFGRLDILVNNAGLGIFKPLREMSVEEWQLQIDVNLGGVFYCSRAALPHLSASGDGFIVNIASLASRHPFHGGTGYNASKYGLLGLTEAMLLDVRYDDVRVSIVMPGSVDTYFNGREQVPERTWRLHVDDCASAVMQLLSYPKEAHVSRVELRPSQPPRKA; encoded by the coding sequence GGAACGACGGATATGACGGGGAAGGTCGCGCTCGTGACGGGCGGGACGAAGGGGATCGGGCGCGCGATCGCGGAGCACCTGCTCGCGGCGGGGGCGTCCGTGGCGGTCTGCGCGAGGACCGGGGCGGCGGTGCGCGCGGCCGAGGCGGCACTCGGCGACCGGGCGCTGGGCATCGTGTGCGACGTGGCGGACGCGGCGGCCTGCGAGGGCATGGTGGAGGAGACCGTGGCCCGCTTCGGCCGGCTCGACATCCTTGTGAACAACGCCGGACTCGGGATCTTCAAACCGCTGCGGGAGATGAGCGTCGAGGAGTGGCAGCTCCAGATCGACGTGAACCTCGGCGGCGTGTTCTACTGCTCGCGGGCCGCGCTCCCCCACCTGAGTGCGAGCGGCGACGGCTTCATCGTGAACATCGCGTCGCTCGCCAGCCGCCATCCCTTCCACGGCGGCACCGGGTACAACGCGAGCAAGTACGGCCTGCTCGGACTCACCGAGGCGATGCTGCTCGACGTGCGCTACGACGACGTGCGGGTGAGCATCGTGATGCCCGGGAGCGTGGACACGTACTTCAACGGCCGGGAGCAGGTGCCGGAACGGACCTGGCGCCTGCACGTGGACGACTGCGCGTCGGCGGTCATGCAACTGCTCTCCTATCCGAAGGAGGCACACGTGAGCCGGGTCGAACTGCGCCCCTCGCAGCCACCGCGGAAGGCGTGA